The sequence below is a genomic window from Lolium perenne isolate Kyuss_39 chromosome 7, Kyuss_2.0, whole genome shotgun sequence.
CTCCTCCTCCGCTTCCCGGAGCAGGGCCTCGAACGCCCAGTGGCCCAGGTACTCGGTGGGGATCACGAACCGCCGCATCTCCTCGCCGACGTACACAGCGAAGGAACCCTTCGgcacgacgccgccgccgccgttcttgGAGCCCTTGCTGCCCGGCGCCACCGCCATCCGCTTCCACCGCTTGAGCAGCTGCTGCAGCCGCACGATGTCCCTGATCTTGTTGCTTGCCCTGCCCTGCTCCTCCATTTGCTGGTCGAATCGAGAGCCGAAGAGACGGCGGCTT
It includes:
- the LOC127312530 gene encoding protein SMALL AUXIN UP-REGULATED RNA 8-like; its protein translation is MEEQGRASNKIRDIVRLQQLLKRWKRMAVAPGSKGSKNGGGGVVPKGSFAVYVGEEMRRFVIPTEYLGHWAFEALLREAEEEFGFRHEGALRIPCDVEAFEGILRLVAGGKKDAAGMYDCSSETEILCR